The Gossypium hirsutum isolate 1008001.06 chromosome A03, Gossypium_hirsutum_v2.1, whole genome shotgun sequence genome contains the following window.
TCGAAAGTTGTCGGTCGTCCCCTCGTGTTTTCTCTTTGGCCTGATAAGCTAAGCTTCTTCCAAGCACAGGTGAGTTCTGATTGGGTAAATTATACTAGTAGTCACCCAATTATCTAGtcactcaaactatttaattttattttttttagttaccaaatggcttttaaaattgacagaatagtaaattttaaccctctaacatttaattattgtatcaatttagtattgattctaaaaaaaatctaaccctcaacatttacatgcattgtgtaatttatttttttttgtagctTTGCTTTTCTTTGCGATCCCCTTTCAtccaaaaagttaaaaaaaaaaaaccaaatttagctaaaatatacaaaaactgaaaatacccaaaaattcaagataataattttcatcttttctcatacttttaaaattaacctcAATGTcataaagaaaagcaaaattgcCAAAAAAATaagagactaaattacaaaatatgtaaatgttgaagattaatttttttttaaaatcaaaattaaattgacataaatgataaataattgaTAAAGATCATTTTGTGACTTTTCATAGTTAGGAGTAACTAGTAGTGCAGTTTAACCTTTTCGATTTAAGCCATTTTTGCTTACTTTGAGGCTTGAGCTAAGAGAGTGGAATAAGTTTTTGAACTTCATGCTTGTAGGTAGCTCAAAGAAGAGAGTGTTTATTGAATTATATGCTTTTCCTAAGGTTTACACCGACTTTACCGAATACGTTCATCAACGTTGCTTCGCCTATCGTCGACATCCCTTACCGTATTTTCTTCCTTGCAACTTTTATCGGACTTATCCCTGCTGCTTACATTACTGTCAAGGTATGTaatgttgggtatgggtcccactatgtgggaaacccataattTCTGCCCACATCACCCGTTAAAAGCCCCCCAaaaatggcttttgacaaaaccaaaaagagacaataaaatgtggcagaaattatgggtttcccacatagtgggacccatacccaacaaatctccccctccaactatgtgaggaatgcctccatgccggaggtcaaacaacatgcttcaaactttcctcttggtaaggcattcgtcaacatatcagcaccattatcattagtgtgtatcttctcaagctctaacagcttagctttAAGAACATCTCGTAcccaatggtacctcacatcaatatgcttagatctagcatgaaaagttgagttcttaccaagatgaatagcactctggctattacagtacaggacatacttctcctgagtaaaaccaagctcatgcacaaacttcttcatccaaagcatctccttacacgcttcggttgctgcaatgaactctgattcggtggtggacaatgcaacacacttttgcagtctcgattgccatgccacagctccccctgcataagtgattaagtaacctgaagtagatctcctcgagtcaatgtctccggccatgtctgaatctgtatacccaacaagaacaggtttctcattgccgaaacaaagtttcatgttggaagtgccacgaagatatctcataatccacttcactgcattccaatgctctctgcctggattagaaagaaaccgactaactgtaccaacggcataagccaagtctggtctcgtgcaaaccattgcgtacatcaaactacccacggctgaagagtaaggaattttttgcatctcttccttctccttttctgtggaaggactatgcttaacactcaatctaaagtgcatagcaaagagagtattcaccgctttagctttgtccatactaaacctttgaagtactttctcaatgtacctctcttgtgataaccataatttcttggcctttctatcacgtgtcagtcttatgccaagaatatgctttgctggccccaaatccttcattgcaaaggatttgctcaactcttgtttcaacttctcaattctagaagcattctgaccaacaataagcatatcatcaacatagagcaaaagaataataaaatcatcaccagagaatctcttaacaaacacacaatgatcagaagtagtcttcttgtagccttgctcccccataacagactcaaacttcttgtaccattgccttggagcttgcttcaaaccatacaagctcttcttcaatctgcacacatagtcctctttcccttgtgcaacaaaaccctctggctgctccatgtaaagctcttcttccaagtcaccatgaagaaaagcagttttcacatccatttgttcaacctctaggtcataacaagctaccaaactcagtatagttctgatagaggacatcttcacaaccggagaaaatatttcttcaaaatcaaccccttttttctgagtataacccttgacgaccaatctagctttgtatcgtggagatgaagacttctcttcttgcttcaacaTGTAAACCCACTGAttattcaaagctcttttgcccttaggcagtttcaccaattcaaaagtatggttctcatgcaaggattgaagttcgtctttcatcgcttcaacccactgatctttgcattcactctccatagcctcttcataacattcaagttctcccccgtcagtcaaaagaacatattcatcaggagaatacctgacagaagatcatcgatctctggaagaccttcgaagtggaactgctggtggagctataggagcttgttgttgatcattcacaacatcatccatgggagtatcaaagtcacctatagtctgatggtcaccactaacatcaccatgcacatcatcctgataggatctggtgaagaaTCTAGGGGAACCagattcacatcgatcaagtcaccactaccttgtgaatccattttctccgtcttatcaatgtcatcaatggtctgatcctcaatgaagacaacatctctgcttctcacgagtttcttctgaactggatcatagagtctataaccaaactcaccatctagaccataaccaataaaaatgcattgtcgagccttggcatccaacttggatcttttatcctttggaacatgaacaaatgctttacaaccgaacacacgtaggtgatcatatgacacgtctttaccaaaccaaactctatctggcacatcacctttcaaaggaacactaggagatagatttatcacatgtgtcactgtattcaaagcttcagcccaaaatgatcttggtaactttgcatctgacaacaaacatctgactctctcaatcaatgttcggttcattctttcagctaacccatttaactgtggagtctttggtggtgttctctgatgtctgattccctgttgcagacaatactcatgaaacaaCCCTGTGTACTCGtcaccattatcagtacgaatgcacttcaacttcttcccagtttccctttcaactgatgcttgaaactatttaaacacctcaaagacttgatttttagacttcaaagtgtaaacccatagctttcttgaacaatcatcaatgaaagtcacaaagtaaagtgcaccaccatgtgatcttacttttatcggaccacaaacatctgaatggaccaactctagcaactctgatttcctatgaggaggatggcttctaaatgaaacttttctctgctttcctgctagacaatgagcataattcttcagtgtagcattctttaaacccgaaagttgattcttcttcgctaaacagctaagccccttctcactcatgtgactgagtcgtttatgccacaactcaatTGAGctgtcattcagtgtcacattcaccgtctctcgagaagtcaaagcttgcatcaagtacaaatttgagctcttctttcctcgagccacaaccaaggaacctttagtcagcttccactgccctttactgaaggtgttacagaatccctcatcatcaagctttcctgcagaaatcaaattcaaacggacatctggtgcatgtctgacatccttgagagttaactttgttccattgttacttaccaagctaacatctcccataccaataaccgaaaccaaaccatcattacccatcttcaataccccaaaatcaccaggagtataagatgtgaagaattccttcctcgacgtggcatgaagtgatgcaccagtatcaatcacccaactagtctcgtcgcatgctaggttgaccaaattctcatcacaaataactaacagatcttcacgagtaacagtagcaacacgctcggatttttcatcgtcattccgatcgtgtttatcaccaccacctttgttctctttcttccacttgaagcaatatttcttgatatgacatttcttaccacaatgatgacactcaagattcttgtatctcgatcttgacttgcttcggcttttatctctaccctttctatctttgtctctgtttctccccctgttctcgataaccaacacctcggactgtgatgtagaaccctgagatcttcttctaacctcttcattcaacacaccactcttagccaaatccaaagtaataataccctgtggggcagaattaatgagtgagactcgaaaggtctcccaagagtctggtagagtagcaagcaaccaaagtcctaaaatctcgtcatcaaatttgacacccataccaagcaactgattcatcacactctgaaattcactaacatggtcagctatagacattccttctttatattttagcgccatcattttcttcagcaaaaataacttgttattgcccgacctcgaagcatacaagctttcaagcttctcccacaatgttcgagcatgtgtctcttgatcaatgtggttgtaaacattttcttcaacaaattgccgaataaagccacacacttgttgatgctcaaattcccattcttcatcacttttcgaatcgggtttttgagtcgtaaagaccggaagatgcaaagccttcacaaacagcaagtccttcattttattctgtcaaagttgataatttgtgccattcaacataatcatcttgcttgtattaatttccataattacctgacacaataaccaagctctggtaccagtttgttgggaagaaaccgaacaaccgaaacaaagcgaaagcacaaccggtgttctttctctccttataactcctgtcaaaaattatggcaagcacaatagtacaagatatgttctctagcaaccttaatcaaccacaaatcaactaatgcaaccacaacaaaaataaatagagacaccggtatttttacgtggaaaacccctttaaatcaagggtaaaaaccacgggactttagagtccgatcaagagttccactatcatcaaatgttcaactacaagatcaaaatatcaagcctacaacaagcattcaaatccgacaaggctaacaatatggaatctttagcaaaagagagaaaaatgagagaacatcaccaaaaacgtagctgctgaaaaaatgggtatttccgatgctacaagactcggatgaaaaatccgaccgtacaaagtcaagaacaccttatcgcctagctgctgtccaaaaatcagctcaatcgaaccacggatgaaccttcgatcgaatagttgatcactgctgcaccaaacttgaaaaactgaaattttcttctctctttctctctgttttaatttgagatttttttgttTAGCTCTACAAAAATTTCTGCCCACATCACCCGTTAAAAGCCCCCAAaaaatggcttttgacaaaaccaaaaagagacaataaaatgtggcagaaattatgggtttcccacatagtgggacccatacccaacaaattggatacgagatgttcttgaagctaagctgttagagcttgagaagatacacactaatgataatggtgctgatatgttgacgaaggccttaccaagaggaaagtttgaagcatgttgtttgacctccggcatggaggcattccccacatagttggagggggagatttgttgggtatgggtcccactatgtgggaaacccataatttctgccacattttattgtctctttttggttttgtcaaaagccattttTGGGGGGCTTTTAACGGGTGATGTGGGCAGAAATTTTTGTAGAGCTAaacaaaaaaatctcaaattaaaacagagagaaagagagaagaaaattttagtttttcgagtttggtgcagcagtgatcaactcttcgatcgaaggttcatccgtggttcgattgagctgatttttggacagcagctaggcgataaggtgttcttgactttgtacggtcggatttttcatccgagtcttgtagcatcggaaatacccattttttcagcagctacgtttttggtgatgttctctcatttttctctcttttgctaaagattacatattgttagccttgtcggagttgaatgcttgttgtaggcttgatattgtgatcttgtagttgaacatttgatgatagtggaactcttgatcggactctaaagtcccgtggtttttacccttgatttaaaggtgttttccacgtaaaaataccggtgtctctatttatttttgttgtggttgcattagttgatttgtggttgattaatgttgctagagaacatatcttgtactattgtgcttgccataatttttgataggagttataaggagagaaagaacaccggttgtgctttcgttttgtttcggttgttcggtttcttcccaacatgTAACTATGGACTTCCATGTAAAAGTCGCAGTGAAAAACCATGGTGTTCTTGATTAATAACTCGAGCTTCACTGTTTTATCTGCAGGCTGGAATAGCTCTCGGTGAGTTACAATCGGTAGGGGACCTTTATGACTTCAAGTCAATCGCTACTCTTTTCATTATAGGAGTTGTTTCCGTCACACCTACGCTTATGAGCAAGACCAAATCGTAATGTTCGATCGACCATGCTTGCTTCTTGTATATGGTACTTCAATCTTCCGGGTAGTCATCAGTGTTGCTTTTTGTAATGCAATGTGCTTTGGTTAATGAAATTCACTGCCATACACCATGGTCATTTTCAGTCCATATGAGGAGAGGAACATGAGAAGAAATTAGGGAAAGGCTGTTACTTGTTTCGATTTATTAGTGTTTTAGAAGCTGTATATCCTTTGAAGTTTTTTATTATTACCAATgaaacatctttctttctcagtgtTTTGTCCTCCCTACGTTAGTAATCTCCCAACTAACtaatggtaaatttttttttgtcgttaactaattatgaaaagttacaccatggtcatccaactattcaattttgtctaacaaaggcaacttttaaaattaacataataataactttaaccCTTAATTATTCGATTTTTTTGGTCAACCGTCGTTAAATGACCGATAGAAAATTGACGAGGTAGCTTTTACATTGACATGATAACAACTTTAACCATCAACATGTATACATtgcgtcaatttagtcttgattctaaaaaattgaaCTTTCAACATTTACACATCGTGTAATTTGATCCCGAAATCCAtgcatgtgtatgtatatatcttggtaaaagtaccatggaggccttTGTACTAGGAgttgattgcattttgccccttaactaaaaaataggtaaattagtccttgtaagttagatcaaatagcaaattagtcatttctattaaaaatttcattcattctaTTGTTAAAAGCTAGCGCGATTGACGAAATATCCTAACAGATAAACGTGACGTGCCTTGTGTATCTCATACAAACGTACATGGacttttttaatagtaaaaatggatgaaattttttttaaaaatgatcaatttgctctttgatttaacgcATATGactaatttatttacttttttagtAAAAAAGACAAAATGCAGTCCAATTTTTGGTACAATGATctccataatatttttaattatctttCATACTTTTAGTAGTAgcactttaaaataaataataaaatgcttTATTATTTGGGTAAACTATATTGGTAGTCATCCAACTATGAATAAGTTTCCTTTTTTACCACTCatctatgaaaagttacaaaatagtcattcaattactcaatttttttttcttttttagtcaccCATTGTTAAATGATTAATGTAAAGATGAcatgacaacttttaaaattgaaataataataaatttagctctcaatgttttcacattgtgtcaatttagttttatttttaaaaaaatttagcccACACATCACCTAATTTTATCTTCTCTTTTTACAtacaaaatgtgtaaattaaaataaatacataaacacatttaaaaaaatccatttattattaaactagacaatcataaatacattttttaaaaaaattccttttattattaaactaaacaaTCTTCAAATATATTGGTTTCCTTGTACttcaaataactaaaaatttgataTCTCTCaatgataattaattcattttttgttAGTTTGAGTCGACCATCATTGATGAAGCAGATTAACACTCAAAATATTTTAACCAATTAGGCTTACAATTGGGTTGAATTAATGAAgcgtgtatttttttttattctcaagcaattgaatcaactatttttcattttcaacatTTGGATCATTCTATTTCTTGTCGATGCTCATTTTTTCATTGAATCAATGCAGGGACAATGTCGAAAAGGGTTACAGAAAAGCAAAAGTGCAAAAGGataaaattacacaatgtgtaaatattgagagTTCAATTTTTTGGAATCAAAGATTAAATTGGCACAACtataaatgttaagggttaaagttgttattatgccaattttaaaagttaccaCATCAATTTTCCATCAGTTATTTAACAGCGAgtgaacaaaaacaaaaaaatcaaataattgaatgaccattttaaaactttttataattaagaGACAAAAAAAATCTTCCTTATAGATAAGTAACTAGCAATGTTAATTACtcaatattttattactttttatattcaaatttgaCATCACCCATCTCATAAACCACTCTAATCCAACGTGTTCTAAATGAAACATATAAAAACCAATATCCTTCACGCTTTTAATAGTAGCACTAGAGGTGTTTGTTGACCGTGTCGGGTTAGGTTTAGTTCAAgtctaagtatgatattaatatattttatatatacttgCTCAAGTTCGGTTTAGTTTAAAATACGAGTCTAAATTTTTTTGCAAGCCCACTCATATTTTCAAAAGATTAACCCAAGTTTATTTTAGACcagcccatattatttttaaaattatctatatgattttaagttaatatttaataattttatatttttatatagtcatcttaacattattttaatgtttacattagagtagtgttatatatttagtataagtttaatttttaaaagtgttctaaattacataatatataaaaagtattataaacttaaaaacgggTCAGGTTGGACTcgagccttgaatgttcaagcctaAGCCCAACCTATATTTTAAACGGGtctaatttttttgtccaaatcctCCCAAATTTCGGGCAAATCTTTGAATCTGGACAAGTAACCCAACACATGAATAGATTTAATTAGCACTTTAAAATGAATATATTATTCAAATTTGACAAGGGTCAATTCTTAAACCACTTTATTCCAATATACTTagattacatttttattataataCAAGTTCAAATTTACACATTCACGTATATAGGTTACACTATTATATAAGTGATACTATAAATTAAACTTGGATCTCGAAtataaatcaactcattttactTAATGGACCTATGAGTACTCAGGTTGAtaatacatttttattaaaaCCCATAAATGGgagaaacataaatttattgaTCACACTCCATGATCGGCATTAAGATTAGTACAAATTCATTGGGGGGACAATAATGGTGCCAGTTTCCAACATCTGCAGGAAATGTTGAATTGATTCTTGACTCACATTAAAGCTCATTTGCGATATTGATGGATTCGTTTTCAAAACCGAATTTTTACCGGCTATTTCTCCCATTACCGCTCtgcaaatcaattaaaaaaaactaattatatatatgttgacaccattttttggataaaacggggtcgacttggattttgaaaataaaacgaaaaatgggagtcgccaccaatcttttttgatgaggtgtgatcgggtcacctcataaaacggttgtttttaataaacgatttagattttattaaaacaacgatttttgtctacgaaattcagaaaaacgggttcgggagtcggttacgcacgaggaaggattagcaccctcgatacgcccaaaattggtacctagttgattaatcagtgtcttagtgtcgaaaattgaaaatttgaagggttttaaaaatacgatccttaaaagaaaactctgataacgtgaattgaaatataagattctcttgttccgaaggaatatcacatccagcacattaggacacgataccctaaaccatcgaaaccaagatcaccttatagtttaataaaaccatattttgaagctttaagaggatatttggctgtttagtcgaacgagaaatcgaaacccagcacgttagggcacgtttcctcgatttcca
Protein-coding sequences here:
- the LOC107942021 gene encoding uncharacterized membrane protein At4g09580, coding for MQTFMIPGTVFMSLLAGALFGVFKGVALVVFTATAGASSCYFLSKVVGRPLVFSLWPDKLSFFQAQVAQRRECLLNYMLFLRFTPTLPNTFINVASPIVDIPYRIFFLATFIGLIPAAYITVKAGIALGELQSVGDLYDFKSIATLFIIGVVSVTPTLMSKTKS